The genomic region CACCTTGTCGGCGGCGGCCGACGGGGCGACCAAGGCAAGGCAAGCCGCAGCGGCGAGCAGGGCGCGGGACACGATGGTCATGATGGCGTTCATGGCAACCTCGGTGTGATTTCGATCGAATGGAATTCCAGTGGCGGCAGAATTCCGGCGATAGCGTTCCCGGCGCTGAAAAGATGCACGCGCCGTGTGTCATCCGGAAGCATTTTGATTCGAGGCATACGTTGCCTTTTAGGCAACGCAAAAGGCTCGCGTCACGCTTCTTCGCGCACCATTGTCAACCGCCCCGTGATGTCCTAGTCGGACATCATGGTCGTGCGCGCCGCAACCGCGCGGTGCGGCGTGAAAGGGGACCGAGCATGGACAAGCCGCGCCGCCGGGTCTGGTGGGACGAATATGCTTCGCGTGAATTCGAAAGCCTCGATCCGGAGAGCACCATCGCCATCCTGCCGATCGCCGCTATCGAGCAGCACGGGCCGCATCTGCCGGTTGGCGTCGATGCGGCGATCAACCGCGGCATGCTCGAGACGTTGATCGATTGTCTGCCCGTCGATCTCGACATCCGGATCCTGCCGATCCAGCAGGTCGGAAAATCCAACGAGCATCTGCGGATGCCCGGCACCTTGACCTTGCCGGCGGCGACGCTGATCGAGGCCTGGACCGAGCTGGGATTGTCGGTCGCGCGCGCCGGCGTACGGAAGCTCGTGATCGTCAACTCGCATGGCGGCAACGACGAGGTGATGGGCATCGTCGCGCGCGAATTGCGGGTGCGCGCCGATATGCTGGTGGTCAAGTCAGCCTGGTCGCGGCTCGGCAAGCCAGCCGGCCTTTACAGCGAGCGCGAGCTGAAATTCGGCATTCACGGCGGTGACTTCGAGACTTCGCTGATGCTGCATTTCCGCCCGGAGCTGGTCGATGTGGCGCGCGCGCAGGACTTCCGGTCCGTTGCCGAAGACGACGAAGCGGTCTTCGACCATCTCAGGCCGACCGGGTTCGTTGCCTACGCCTGGATCGCCGATGACCTCAATCCCGACGGCGCGGTCGGCGAAGCGCACAAGGCCACCGCCGACAAGGGCCGTCTCACCGCCGAGCACGCCGCGGGGGAGTTCATCAAGCTCCTGTACGACGTGAAGGCGGCGAAGCTGCCGCGCTGATCAACCGCGCTCGAACAGCTGCCGGATCAGGGTCGTGATCCGCCCGGTCGGCGAGCCCAGTCCGAGCATGATCGAGAAGTGGTCGGCGCCGGGAATTTCTTCATAGCTCACCGGCAATCCATTGACGGCGCGGTGGGCAGCCATGTCGGCGGTCTGCTGGCGCAACATCGGCAATTCGGCATCGCCGACCACCAGCGCCAGCGGTGTCGCAGGGCCGCCTGCATGCAGCAGCGGTGAATTGCGCCGCGACATCGCTTCGTCGAGCTTCAGCTTGACGTTGAGAAAGCTGTGGCGGATTGGTTCGAGATCGAAGATGCCGCTGATCGCAATGCCCCCCTTTACGCGCGGATGCGACAGCGCGATCGTCGCCAAATGTCCGCCTGCCGACCAGCCCGACACGACGATACGGCCAGGGTCGCCGCCGAGCGCGGCAAGCTGGTCGACGAGGGCGTCGAGAGCCCGATGGATTTCGGCAACGATCTCGTCCATGGTCGCCTCCGGCGCCAGGGTGTAGCCGATCAGCGCAACATTGATACCGTGAGCCATCGGTCCTTCGGCAAACCAGGTGACGGTCTCCTTCGAGCGCATCTGCCAGTAGCCGCCGTGGATCAGCACCAGCGTCGGGCCGCCGTCGGCGGCTTTGAGGAAATCGGTTCGATTACGGTCGCGTGGACCGTATCTCAGGTCGAGATACGCGGAATGCTTGTCCCGCACAGCGGCCGAGCGCTGCTCCCAGCTCGCGACAAGCTCGGCGCTCCCCGGGACGGCGGCGCTGTTGTTGAGCCCGAGGTCGCGCTGCTCCTGGCTCATCGAGCGCCAGTTCGTCTCGCCGAATATCGTCGCCATGAGGTGTCCTTGAATGCCGTTGGTCGCGAATCCACTATTGCAGCGAGCAACTCATAGCCGCTCCATCGCTCGGCGGACCTCCGCGAGAAAGCGGCGGCGCCTGACTGCGGTCGCAATGTTCATATGGTACAGCGCGTGATAGCGTACCTTGGCCTCGAAGCCAGTGAACCAGGGCAGGTAGCGCGTCACGATCTTGCGCGGCGGGTCGGCCATGGCGATGGCTTTCCAGCGGGGTCGGCCGTAGGTCGAAATGCCGCTAATGCGCCTGATGTGCTGTAGCAGCGGTTTCGCGTGCGCCGGGTCGGACAGGTCCATCGCGATGCCGGGCCCGAACATGCGATCGAACCAGCCCTTCAGCATGGCCGGCGGACCGAATGACCAGGTCGGAAACTGCACCACCAGCGCCTCCACAGCCATCAGCCGGTCGACATGGGCCTGGTTGTTGGCACGGTTGCGCGCGGCATCGTGATAGTCGCGCCGCCGCTCGGCTGTCAACACGGGATCGAATCCCTCCGCGTAGAGGTCGAGCAGGTCGACCGCATGCCCGGCTTGCGTGAGACCGGCCAGCGCTTCGCGGCGGATCGCGGCGTGGAAGCTGTCGTCCAGCGGATGGCAATAAACGTACAGCACGCGCACGTCACCGCTCCGCCACGAAGCTGCGCATCTTGCCTGGATTGAGCAGGCCGTAGGGATCGACTTCATGCTTGAAGCCGAGCTGATCCACATCGACGCGCTTGTAGCGGCTACCGTCCTCGACCGTGTACACGTGTGGATTGGCGATATAGACCTCGTGCGCCTCGTGCAGGCGGATGATCTCGTTCAGCCGCTCCGCGTCGCTGTACCGGACCACTGGCAGTGCGCTGCAAGTCAACTGGCCGTTGAAACGGATAAACTCGAGATGCTGCAGCACCTCGTCCGGAAACATCGTGCGTATCTCCTCGACTTTCTGCAGCAGCCGGTCATGAGGATACAGGCATTGCAGATAGGTCACCGTGCGATCGCTCTTGAGCACCTGCAGGGTGGTATGATTCCAGGTGTATTCGTACAGCGGCACCTTGCCGGGGCCTTCGTCGGTCGGCGTCTCCAGGGTGATGGTGCCGCGATCGCCGAGCAGATTCCTGAAGTTCTGCAGCGAGCCCTCCGCGATCATCGCGATCAGGATACTCTTGTCGTCGGGACAGCAGGACTTCAGCGCGCCAAAATAGGACGGCAGCGGCCACGTGATCGGCGACAGAAGCTTCTTGACGATGCCGTCGGAAAGAGCCGCGGCATGGCCGAATTCGACCGCGGCCAGGAAATCGTCGAAGGCGACGACCACGTCGATCCATGGCTGCGCCGGCGCCAGCGGCATTTCGAGCGCGGTAATGATACCCGTGGTGCCGTAGGCGCGGTTGATCTTCTGTGCGGCGTCGTCGCGCAGTTCGATGATGCGTGGCTCCGGCTCCATGGTGACGATGCGCGCGGCGAGGATGTTGCCGGGTTCGCGCAAGCCGCCATAGGTGATCGAGCCGACGCCGCCGGATCCGCCAGCGACGAAACCGCCAATGGTCGCGGTACGCTTGGTCGAGGGATGCATCCGCAGTTCATAGCCAGAGGGCCGCGTAGCGGCGTCGATCGCATTCATTTTGGCGCCGGCGCCGACACGGATCTGTCCGGGTCTGATCCATTCGATCGTGTCGAGCGCGGTGACGTCGAGCAGCACGCCGCCGGCGAGCGGCACGGCTTGGCCATAATTGCCGGTGCCGCCGGCCCGCACCGTCAGTGGCACGCGGTGGCGTACGCAGGCCGCGGCGACGCGAACAATATCGGTCTCGTTGCGCGGCGCGACGATCAGATCGGCCGATTTGTCGTTGAGCTGATCGTTGAGGACTGGGCTGTACCAGAAGAAATCGCGCGAGCGTCGGCGCACGATCGTAGGGTCAGTCACGACCGGGATATCGCCGAGCTCGGCGAGCAGCGGTGCCAGTCTGTCCGTCGATGGATGACGGTTGGATCCGTCGAAGGGTGTAAGATCGTTCATTGCGCGTTGACCTCGGCAATCGCGGCCCGCTTGCCGGCGAGGGCAGCGGTCAGGACGGAAGACTCCAGCACGAAGCCGAAGCACTGGTTTACGTTGTAGACGGTCGCAGCCATGCAGTAATCCGGTGAGGTGGTGGCTGCGCAGTCGCGCAGCAGCATGCAGTCGTAGCCATGGAAGTTGGCGTCCTGCAGCGTGCAGAGCACGCACTGGTCGGCATTGACGCCCGCGAACAAGAGCGTCGTGACATTGAGGTTGCGCAGGATGCTATCGAGCTCGGTGTCCTGGAATCCCGACATGCGATACTTGGCGACATGAATGTCGGTGGGCTCGACGGTTAGCTCCTCGACGATAGAGGCCGACCAGCTGCCGCGTTCCAGCACGCGCGCGCCGGAGCCCGGCAGCCGGTCACCCAGGCCGACGCCGGTACCGGACGGTTTGTAGACATGCAGCAGAGCCGGGCTGAGGTTGAGCCGATCGGGGCGGTTGCCCCAATTGAGCCAGATCACCGGCACGTCGAGACCGCGCAGCACCGGCAGCAGCTGTTGCAGGGGCGCGATCGGCGCGCGAGCGGGCGTCACGTCGACACCGATATGGCCGAGCCAGCCGTCCGGATGGCAGAAGTCGTTCTGCATGTCGATGACGATGATGGCGGTGCGCGCGAGGTCGAAGGTCACGAGCTTGGTGCCGGCATCGAACGTCACCGGCTGCGGCGCGAATGGCGGCCGGACAAGATTTGCCTGGGTCGCGGAGACCGACCAGCGGTTGCGCGCGCTGGCGCCGAGTGGCACGAGACCATCGACCGGTTGGAGGCGAGTGTTGGTCATCGTTGAACCGCCTGGTCGCGCCCCCGCAGCACCGCGATGTCGTCGGCCTCGATCTCGACCGGTTCGCCGCCGCGGATCAGCTCGGCAAAGCCTTCGTTCGGTGTCATCACCGTCAGGCAATACAGCTTGCCGGCCCCGGTGTTCTCGATCAGGTGCTCCGAGCCGGGATGCAGCAGCAGCGAGTCGCCCTTTCTGATCGGCAGTGTCTTGCCGTCGCAGCGCGCGAGGCCTTCGCCCTGCAGCACGTGGAAGAATTCGTACGCGGCCGCATGTTCATTGGGCGGCGTCGCACCGCCCGGCCGGAAGATCTCGATGACGAAGATGTTGTCGATCCGGTCGCTCTCCTGATCGAACAACATCACGAAATAGTTGGTGTCAGTCGGCGAGATGCGGAAGGCCTTGGACTGAGCGAGGTTTTCGACGCTGAACGCCATGAAGGAGAACTCCTGATTGCGGTCGGCTCGACCGTGCGCGTGACGAGCGACGATGGATTCAGCACGCCGGAAGGCTTGCATAAAAGCGCTTTATTTCGCAAACACCGTTGCCT from Bradyrhizobium sp. CB1015 harbors:
- a CDS encoding creatininase family protein produces the protein MDKPRRRVWWDEYASREFESLDPESTIAILPIAAIEQHGPHLPVGVDAAINRGMLETLIDCLPVDLDIRILPIQQVGKSNEHLRMPGTLTLPAATLIEAWTELGLSVARAGVRKLVIVNSHGGNDEVMGIVARELRVRADMLVVKSAWSRLGKPAGLYSERELKFGIHGGDFETSLMLHFRPELVDVARAQDFRSVAEDDEAVFDHLRPTGFVAYAWIADDLNPDGAVGEAHKATADKGRLTAEHAAGEFIKLLYDVKAAKLPR
- a CDS encoding alpha/beta hydrolase, with amino-acid sequence MATIFGETNWRSMSQEQRDLGLNNSAAVPGSAELVASWEQRSAAVRDKHSAYLDLRYGPRDRNRTDFLKAADGGPTLVLIHGGYWQMRSKETVTWFAEGPMAHGINVALIGYTLAPEATMDEIVAEIHRALDALVDQLAALGGDPGRIVVSGWSAGGHLATIALSHPRVKGGIAISGIFDLEPIRHSFLNVKLKLDEAMSRRNSPLLHAGGPATPLALVVGDAELPMLRQQTADMAAHRAVNGLPVSYEEIPGADHFSIMLGLGSPTGRITTLIRQLFERG
- a CDS encoding NAD(P)H-dependent oxidoreductase, encoding MRVLYVYCHPLDDSFHAAIRREALAGLTQAGHAVDLLDLYAEGFDPVLTAERRRDYHDAARNRANNQAHVDRLMAVEALVVQFPTWSFGPPAMLKGWFDRMFGPGIAMDLSDPAHAKPLLQHIRRISGISTYGRPRWKAIAMADPPRKIVTRYLPWFTGFEAKVRYHALYHMNIATAVRRRRFLAEVRRAMERL
- a CDS encoding FAD-binding oxidoreductase; the encoded protein is MNDLTPFDGSNRHPSTDRLAPLLAELGDIPVVTDPTIVRRRSRDFFWYSPVLNDQLNDKSADLIVAPRNETDIVRVAAACVRHRVPLTVRAGGTGNYGQAVPLAGGVLLDVTALDTIEWIRPGQIRVGAGAKMNAIDAATRPSGYELRMHPSTKRTATIGGFVAGGSGGVGSITYGGLREPGNILAARIVTMEPEPRIIELRDDAAQKINRAYGTTGIITALEMPLAPAQPWIDVVVAFDDFLAAVEFGHAAALSDGIVKKLLSPITWPLPSYFGALKSCCPDDKSILIAMIAEGSLQNFRNLLGDRGTITLETPTDEGPGKVPLYEYTWNHTTLQVLKSDRTVTYLQCLYPHDRLLQKVEEIRTMFPDEVLQHLEFIRFNGQLTCSALPVVRYSDAERLNEIIRLHEAHEVYIANPHVYTVEDGSRYKRVDVDQLGFKHEVDPYGLLNPGKMRSFVAER
- a CDS encoding cysteine hydrolase family protein, with translation MTNTRLQPVDGLVPLGASARNRWSVSATQANLVRPPFAPQPVTFDAGTKLVTFDLARTAIIVIDMQNDFCHPDGWLGHIGVDVTPARAPIAPLQQLLPVLRGLDVPVIWLNWGNRPDRLNLSPALLHVYKPSGTGVGLGDRLPGSGARVLERGSWSASIVEELTVEPTDIHVAKYRMSGFQDTELDSILRNLNVTTLLFAGVNADQCVLCTLQDANFHGYDCMLLRDCAATTSPDYCMAATVYNVNQCFGFVLESSVLTAALAGKRAAIAEVNAQ
- a CDS encoding cupin domain-containing protein — protein: MAFSVENLAQSKAFRISPTDTNYFVMLFDQESDRIDNIFVIEIFRPGGATPPNEHAAAYEFFHVLQGEGLARCDGKTLPIRKGDSLLLHPGSEHLIENTGAGKLYCLTVMTPNEGFAELIRGGEPVEIEADDIAVLRGRDQAVQR